One genomic region from Sciurus carolinensis chromosome 2, mSciCar1.2, whole genome shotgun sequence encodes:
- the Thtpa gene encoding thiamine-triphosphatase isoform X1 has translation MILADSMAQGLIEVERKFIPGPGIEERLQELGGTLEHRITFRDTYYDTPELSLMRSNHWLRQREGSGWELKCPGASGISGPHTEYKELKSEPAVVAQLCEVLGAEGQGGGGVAAVLVPLGLQEVASFVTKRSSWKLVFSGVNEEESVLKVDLDTADFGYAVGEVEALVQEETEVPVALKKINTLSSMLGVPAQERAPGKLIVYLQHFRPQDYQRLLEVNSSTED, from the exons ATGATCCTTGCAGACAGCATGGCCCAGGGCTTGATAGAGGTGGAGCGAAAGTTCATTCCAGGGCCTGGCATAGAGGAACGACTGCAGGAGTTGGGGGGCACCCTGGAGCACCGGATCACCTTCCGAGACACCTACTATGACACTCCTGAGCTGAGCCTGATGCGGTCTAACCACTGGCTGCGACAACGAGAGGGTAGTGGATGGGAGCTCAAATGTCCTGGAGCATCAGGTATCTCAGGACCCCACACTGAGTACAAGGAACTTAAATCTGAACCTGCAGTTGTGGCCCAgctctgtgaggtgctgggagcTGAGGGTCAGGGGGGTGGAGGTGTGGCTGCTGTGCTGGTTCCACTGGGGCTGCAGGAAGTAGCTAGTTTCGTGACTAAACGGAGTTCCTGGAAGCTGGTATTCTCTGGAGTCAATGAAGAGGAGTCTGTGCTCAAGGTGGACCTGGATACAGCGGACTTTGGCTATGCTGTGGGTGAAGTAGAGGCCCTGGTGCAGGAGGAGACTGAAGTACCAGTTGCTCTGAAGAAGATCAATACCCTCAGCAGCATGCTCG GTGTGCCAGCACAGGAGAGGGCACCTGGCAAGCTCATCGTGTACCTACAGCATTTCCGTCCTCAGGACTATCAGCGCCTGCTAGAAGTAAACAGCTCCACAGAGGACTAA
- the Thtpa gene encoding thiamine-triphosphatase isoform X2, translating to MAQGLIEVERKFIPGPGIEERLQELGGTLEHRITFRDTYYDTPELSLMRSNHWLRQREGSGWELKCPGASGISGPHTEYKELKSEPAVVAQLCEVLGAEGQGGGGVAAVLVPLGLQEVASFVTKRSSWKLVFSGVNEEESVLKVDLDTADFGYAVGEVEALVQEETEVPVALKKINTLSSMLGVPAQERAPGKLIVYLQHFRPQDYQRLLEVNSSTED from the exons ATGGCCCAGGGCTTGATAGAGGTGGAGCGAAAGTTCATTCCAGGGCCTGGCATAGAGGAACGACTGCAGGAGTTGGGGGGCACCCTGGAGCACCGGATCACCTTCCGAGACACCTACTATGACACTCCTGAGCTGAGCCTGATGCGGTCTAACCACTGGCTGCGACAACGAGAGGGTAGTGGATGGGAGCTCAAATGTCCTGGAGCATCAGGTATCTCAGGACCCCACACTGAGTACAAGGAACTTAAATCTGAACCTGCAGTTGTGGCCCAgctctgtgaggtgctgggagcTGAGGGTCAGGGGGGTGGAGGTGTGGCTGCTGTGCTGGTTCCACTGGGGCTGCAGGAAGTAGCTAGTTTCGTGACTAAACGGAGTTCCTGGAAGCTGGTATTCTCTGGAGTCAATGAAGAGGAGTCTGTGCTCAAGGTGGACCTGGATACAGCGGACTTTGGCTATGCTGTGGGTGAAGTAGAGGCCCTGGTGCAGGAGGAGACTGAAGTACCAGTTGCTCTGAAGAAGATCAATACCCTCAGCAGCATGCTCG GTGTGCCAGCACAGGAGAGGGCACCTGGCAAGCTCATCGTGTACCTACAGCATTTCCGTCCTCAGGACTATCAGCGCCTGCTAGAAGTAAACAGCTCCACAGAGGACTAA
- the Ap1g2 gene encoding AP-1 complex subunit gamma-like 2 isoform X2 yields MVVPLLKLQDLIQEIRGAKTQAQEREVIQKECAHIRASFRDGDPLQRHRQLAKLLYVHMLGYPAHFGQMECLKLIASPRFTDKRVGYLGAMLLLDERHDAHLLITNSIKNDLSQGIQPVQGLALCTLSTMGSAEMCRDLATEVEKLLLQPSTYVRKKAILTAVHMIRKVPELSDIFLPPCAKLLHERHHGVLLCTITLIMELCERSPAALRHFRKMVPQLVQILRMLVTTGCSTEHSVSGVSDPFLQVQILRLLRILGRNHEESSETMNDLLAQVATNTDTSRNAGNAVLFETVLTIMDIHSAAGLRVLAVNILGRFLLNSDKNIRYVALMSLLRLVQSDHSAVQRHRPTVVECLRETDASLSRRALELSLALVNSSNVRAMIQELQAFLESCPFDLRADCASGILLAAERFAPTKRWHIDTILHVLTMAGTHLRDDAVANLTQLIGGAQELHAYSVRRLYSALAGDISQQPLVQVAAWCIGEYGDLLLEGNCEVEPLQVEGEEVLALLEKVLQSQMSLPTTRGYALTALMKLSTRLPGDNYRIRQVVSIYGSCMDVELQQRAVEYNTLFRKYDHMRAAILEKMPLVEQGGPQVDEEAKESKEAAASVPTEPQASKLLDLLDLLDDTSEDAQHPPALNPSPEGTLVHLLDLPCAPPPLAPIPNLRVFEREGVQLNLSFTRPPGSPALLLVTVTTTNSSGGDVTHFICQAAVPKSFQLQLQAPSGDTVPAWGGVPITQLFRIFNPNKAPLRLKLRLTYNHLGQSVQEIFEVNNLPVETWQ; encoded by the exons ATGGTGGTGCCTTTGCTGAAGCTTCAGGACCTAATCCAGGAAATTCGCGGGGCCAAGACTCAGGCCCAGGAGCGGGAGGTGATCCAAAAGGAATGCGCCCACATCCGGGCCTCCTTCCGAGATGGGGACCCTCTGCAGAGGCACCGCCAACTGGCCAAACTGCTCTATGTTCATATGTTGGGCTACCCTGCCCACTTTGGACAG ATGGAGTGCCTGAAATTGATTGCCTCCCCCAGATTCACAGACAAGAGGGTGGGCTACCTGGGGGCCATGCTTCTATTGGATGAGAGGCACGATGCCCACCTGCTCATTACCAACAGCATCAAGAA TGACCTGAGCCAGGGGATTCAGCCAGTACAAGGCCTAGCCCTGTGCACTCTGAGCACCATGGGCTCTGCTGAGATGTGCCGGGACCTGGCCACCGAGGTGGAGAAGCTGCTCCTGCAGCCCAGCACTTATGTGCGCAAGAAG GCTATTCTGACGGCAGTGCACATGATCCGGAAGGTCCCTGAGCTCTCCGACATCTTCCTCCCACCTTGTGCCAAACTGCTTCATGAGCGCCACCATG GCGTCCTGCTGTGCACCATCACGCTGATCATGGAGCTCTGCGAACGAAGTCCTGCAGCTCTCAGGCATTTTCGTAAG ATGGTACCCCAACTGGTGCAGATCCTCCGAATGCTGGTGACAACAGGATGTTCCACAGAACACAGCGTATCTGGAGTCAGCGACCCCTTCCTACAG GTCCAGATTCTTCGTCTGCTTCGGATCCTGGGCCGGAACCATGAGGAAAGCAGTGAGACCATGAATGACTTACTGGCACAG GTAGCCACGAACACAGACACCAGTCGAAATGCGGGCAACGCGGTCCTGTTTGAGACAGTGCTTACCATCATGGACATCCACTCTGCAGCTGGCCTGCGG GTTCTAGCTGTCAACATTCTTGGCCGCTTCCTGCTCAACAGTGATAAGAACATTAG GTATGTAGCCCTGATGTCCTTACTTCGCCTGGTGCAGTCTGATCACAGTGCTGTTCAGCGGCATCGACCCACTGTGGTGGAATGCCTGCGAGAAACTGATGCCTCCCTCAGTCG GAGAGCCCTGGAACTGAGCCTTGCTCTGGTGAATAGCTCCAATGTGCGAGCCATGATACAGGAGTTGCAGGCTTTTCTGGAGTCCTGCCCCTTTGACTTACGGGCTGATTGTGCCTCAGGCATCCTGCTGGCTGCAGAGAG GTTTGCACCAACCAAGCGATGGCACATAGACACCATCCTTCACGTGCTGACAATG GCAGGAACCCACTTGCGGGATGATGCAGTGGCCAACCTGACACAGCTGATTGGGGGAGCCCAGGAGCTACATGCCTACTCTGTGCGCCGACTCTATAGTGCCCTGGCAGGGGACATCTCCCAG CAACCACTGGTGCAAGTGGCAGCCTGGTGCATCGGAGAGTACGGGGACCTCCTACTGGAGGGGAACTGTGAAGTGGAACCCCTTCAG GTGGAAGGAGAGGAGGTGTTAGCACTCCTGGAAAAGGTGCTGCAGTCTCAAATGTCCCTGCCAACCACCCGAGGATATGCACTCACAGCCCTCATGAAGCTCAGCACCCGACTTCCGGGGGACAACTA CCGTATCCGCCAGGTGGTGTCCATCTATGGGAGTTGCATGGATGTGGAGCTGCAGCAGCGGGCTGTAGAGTATAACACACTCTTCCGGAAGTATGACCACATGAG GGCTGCCATCCTTGAAAAGATGCCTCTTGTGGAGCAAGGTGGCCCTCAGGTTGATGAGGAGgcaaaggaaagcaaagaagCAGCAGCATCTGTCCCCACAGAGCCCCAG GCCTCAAAGCTCTTGGACCTGTTAGATCTCCTGGATGACACATCTGAGGATGCTCAGCATCCTCCTGCTCTGAATCCATCCCCAGAAGGCACCTTAGTACATCTACTTGACCTTCCCTGTGCACCACCACCTCTAG CTCCCATTCCAAATCTCAGAGTGTTTGAGCGTGAGGGAGTACAGCTGAATCTGTCTTTTACTCGACCACCTGGATCCCCTGCTTTGCTTTTAGTCACTGTCACCACCACCAACTCCTCAGGGGGTGATGTCACCCACTTCATCTGCCAGGCAGCTGTGCCCAAG AGTTTCCAGCTGCAGCTGCAGGCCCCCAGTGGGGACACAGTTCCAGCTTGGGGTGGCGTCCCCATCACCCAGCTCTTCAGAATCTTCAATCCTAACAAG GCCCCCTTGCGGCTCAAGCTGCGCCTGACCTACAACCACTTGGGCCAGTCGGTGCAGGAGATTTTTGAGGTGAACAACTTGCCTGTGGAGACATGGCAGTAA
- the Ap1g2 gene encoding AP-1 complex subunit gamma-like 2 isoform X3: protein MVVPLLKLQDLIQEIRGAKTQAQEREVIQKECAHIRASFRDGDPLQRHRQLAKLLYVHMLGYPAHFGQMECLKLIASPRFTDKRVGYLGAMLLLDERHDAHLLITNSIKNDLSQGIQPVQGLALCTLSTMGSAEMCRDLATEVEKLLLQPSTYVRKKAILTAVHMIRKVPELSDIFLPPCAKLLHERHHGVLLCTITLIMELCERSPAALRHFRKMVPQLVQILRMLVTTGCSTEHSVSGVSDPFLQVQILRLLRILGRNHEESSETMNDLLAQVATNTDTSRNAGNAVLFETVLTIMDIHSAAGLRVLAVNILGRFLLNSDKNIRYVALMSLLRLVQSDHSAVQRHRPTVVECLRETDASLSRRALELSLALVNSSNVRAMIQELQAFLESCPFDLRADCASGILLAAERFAPTKRWHIDTILHVLTMAGTHLRDDAVANLTQLIGGAQELHAYSVRRLYSALAGDISQQPLVQVAAWCIGEYGDLLLEGNCEVEPLQVEGEEVLALLEKVLQSQMSLPTTRGYALTALMKLSTRLPGDNYRIRQVVSIYGSCMDVELQQRAVEYNTLFRKYDHMRAAILEKMPLVEQGGPQVDEEAKESKEAAASVPTEPQASKLLDLLDLLDDTSEDAQHPPALNPSPEGTLVHLLDLPCAPPPLEFPAAAAGPQWGHSSSLGWRPHHPALQNLQS, encoded by the exons ATGGTGGTGCCTTTGCTGAAGCTTCAGGACCTAATCCAGGAAATTCGCGGGGCCAAGACTCAGGCCCAGGAGCGGGAGGTGATCCAAAAGGAATGCGCCCACATCCGGGCCTCCTTCCGAGATGGGGACCCTCTGCAGAGGCACCGCCAACTGGCCAAACTGCTCTATGTTCATATGTTGGGCTACCCTGCCCACTTTGGACAG ATGGAGTGCCTGAAATTGATTGCCTCCCCCAGATTCACAGACAAGAGGGTGGGCTACCTGGGGGCCATGCTTCTATTGGATGAGAGGCACGATGCCCACCTGCTCATTACCAACAGCATCAAGAA TGACCTGAGCCAGGGGATTCAGCCAGTACAAGGCCTAGCCCTGTGCACTCTGAGCACCATGGGCTCTGCTGAGATGTGCCGGGACCTGGCCACCGAGGTGGAGAAGCTGCTCCTGCAGCCCAGCACTTATGTGCGCAAGAAG GCTATTCTGACGGCAGTGCACATGATCCGGAAGGTCCCTGAGCTCTCCGACATCTTCCTCCCACCTTGTGCCAAACTGCTTCATGAGCGCCACCATG GCGTCCTGCTGTGCACCATCACGCTGATCATGGAGCTCTGCGAACGAAGTCCTGCAGCTCTCAGGCATTTTCGTAAG ATGGTACCCCAACTGGTGCAGATCCTCCGAATGCTGGTGACAACAGGATGTTCCACAGAACACAGCGTATCTGGAGTCAGCGACCCCTTCCTACAG GTCCAGATTCTTCGTCTGCTTCGGATCCTGGGCCGGAACCATGAGGAAAGCAGTGAGACCATGAATGACTTACTGGCACAG GTAGCCACGAACACAGACACCAGTCGAAATGCGGGCAACGCGGTCCTGTTTGAGACAGTGCTTACCATCATGGACATCCACTCTGCAGCTGGCCTGCGG GTTCTAGCTGTCAACATTCTTGGCCGCTTCCTGCTCAACAGTGATAAGAACATTAG GTATGTAGCCCTGATGTCCTTACTTCGCCTGGTGCAGTCTGATCACAGTGCTGTTCAGCGGCATCGACCCACTGTGGTGGAATGCCTGCGAGAAACTGATGCCTCCCTCAGTCG GAGAGCCCTGGAACTGAGCCTTGCTCTGGTGAATAGCTCCAATGTGCGAGCCATGATACAGGAGTTGCAGGCTTTTCTGGAGTCCTGCCCCTTTGACTTACGGGCTGATTGTGCCTCAGGCATCCTGCTGGCTGCAGAGAG GTTTGCACCAACCAAGCGATGGCACATAGACACCATCCTTCACGTGCTGACAATG GCAGGAACCCACTTGCGGGATGATGCAGTGGCCAACCTGACACAGCTGATTGGGGGAGCCCAGGAGCTACATGCCTACTCTGTGCGCCGACTCTATAGTGCCCTGGCAGGGGACATCTCCCAG CAACCACTGGTGCAAGTGGCAGCCTGGTGCATCGGAGAGTACGGGGACCTCCTACTGGAGGGGAACTGTGAAGTGGAACCCCTTCAG GTGGAAGGAGAGGAGGTGTTAGCACTCCTGGAAAAGGTGCTGCAGTCTCAAATGTCCCTGCCAACCACCCGAGGATATGCACTCACAGCCCTCATGAAGCTCAGCACCCGACTTCCGGGGGACAACTA CCGTATCCGCCAGGTGGTGTCCATCTATGGGAGTTGCATGGATGTGGAGCTGCAGCAGCGGGCTGTAGAGTATAACACACTCTTCCGGAAGTATGACCACATGAG GGCTGCCATCCTTGAAAAGATGCCTCTTGTGGAGCAAGGTGGCCCTCAGGTTGATGAGGAGgcaaaggaaagcaaagaagCAGCAGCATCTGTCCCCACAGAGCCCCAG GCCTCAAAGCTCTTGGACCTGTTAGATCTCCTGGATGACACATCTGAGGATGCTCAGCATCCTCCTGCTCTGAATCCATCCCCAGAAGGCACCTTAGTACATCTACTTGACCTTCCCTGTGCACCACCACCTCTAG AGTTTCCAGCTGCAGCTGCAGGCCCCCAGTGGGGACACAGTTCCAGCTTGGGGTGGCGTCCCCATCACCCAGCTCTTCAGAATCTTCAATCCTAA
- the Ap1g2 gene encoding AP-1 complex subunit gamma-like 2 isoform X1 has protein sequence MVVPLLKLQDLIQEIRGAKTQAQEREVIQKECAHIRASFRDGDPLQRHRQLAKLLYVHMLGYPAHFGQMECLKLIASPRFTDKRVGYLGAMLLLDERHDAHLLITNSIKNDLSQGIQPVQGLALCTLSTMGSAEMCRDLATEVEKLLLQPSTYVRKKAILTAVHMIRKVPELSDIFLPPCAKLLHERHHGVLLCTITLIMELCERSPAALRHFRKMVPQLVQILRMLVTTGCSTEHSVSGVSDPFLQVQILRLLRILGRNHEESSETMNDLLAQVATNTDTSRNAGNAVLFETVLTIMDIHSAAGLRVLAVNILGRFLLNSDKNIRYVALMSLLRLVQSDHSAVQRHRPTVVECLRETDASLSRRALELSLALVNSSNVRAMIQELQAFLESCPFDLRADCASGILLAAERFAPTKRWHIDTILHVLTMAGTHLRDDAVANLTQLIGGAQELHAYSVRRLYSALAGDISQQPLVQVAAWCIGEYGDLLLEGNCEVEPLQVEGEEVLALLEKVLQSQMSLPTTRGYALTALMKLSTRLPGDNYRIRQVVSIYGSCMDVELQQRAVEYNTLFRKYDHMRAAILEKMPLVEQGGPQVDEEAKESKEAAASVPTEPQASKLLDLLDLLDDTSEDAQHPPALNPSPEGTLVHLLDLPCAPPPLGKPQEKGVLEKEGENVLFLLLCRVRLICPFPPVCPYSMPILVGKGFIQSCHSLLAPFRVFPLFQTSSPGQQGPASSPISSHISSHFPIGPQTLPPQALGISCSFYTKCSFPGTSSDWLSRGRHFSLKCQMPSHTTPI, from the exons ATGGTGGTGCCTTTGCTGAAGCTTCAGGACCTAATCCAGGAAATTCGCGGGGCCAAGACTCAGGCCCAGGAGCGGGAGGTGATCCAAAAGGAATGCGCCCACATCCGGGCCTCCTTCCGAGATGGGGACCCTCTGCAGAGGCACCGCCAACTGGCCAAACTGCTCTATGTTCATATGTTGGGCTACCCTGCCCACTTTGGACAG ATGGAGTGCCTGAAATTGATTGCCTCCCCCAGATTCACAGACAAGAGGGTGGGCTACCTGGGGGCCATGCTTCTATTGGATGAGAGGCACGATGCCCACCTGCTCATTACCAACAGCATCAAGAA TGACCTGAGCCAGGGGATTCAGCCAGTACAAGGCCTAGCCCTGTGCACTCTGAGCACCATGGGCTCTGCTGAGATGTGCCGGGACCTGGCCACCGAGGTGGAGAAGCTGCTCCTGCAGCCCAGCACTTATGTGCGCAAGAAG GCTATTCTGACGGCAGTGCACATGATCCGGAAGGTCCCTGAGCTCTCCGACATCTTCCTCCCACCTTGTGCCAAACTGCTTCATGAGCGCCACCATG GCGTCCTGCTGTGCACCATCACGCTGATCATGGAGCTCTGCGAACGAAGTCCTGCAGCTCTCAGGCATTTTCGTAAG ATGGTACCCCAACTGGTGCAGATCCTCCGAATGCTGGTGACAACAGGATGTTCCACAGAACACAGCGTATCTGGAGTCAGCGACCCCTTCCTACAG GTCCAGATTCTTCGTCTGCTTCGGATCCTGGGCCGGAACCATGAGGAAAGCAGTGAGACCATGAATGACTTACTGGCACAG GTAGCCACGAACACAGACACCAGTCGAAATGCGGGCAACGCGGTCCTGTTTGAGACAGTGCTTACCATCATGGACATCCACTCTGCAGCTGGCCTGCGG GTTCTAGCTGTCAACATTCTTGGCCGCTTCCTGCTCAACAGTGATAAGAACATTAG GTATGTAGCCCTGATGTCCTTACTTCGCCTGGTGCAGTCTGATCACAGTGCTGTTCAGCGGCATCGACCCACTGTGGTGGAATGCCTGCGAGAAACTGATGCCTCCCTCAGTCG GAGAGCCCTGGAACTGAGCCTTGCTCTGGTGAATAGCTCCAATGTGCGAGCCATGATACAGGAGTTGCAGGCTTTTCTGGAGTCCTGCCCCTTTGACTTACGGGCTGATTGTGCCTCAGGCATCCTGCTGGCTGCAGAGAG GTTTGCACCAACCAAGCGATGGCACATAGACACCATCCTTCACGTGCTGACAATG GCAGGAACCCACTTGCGGGATGATGCAGTGGCCAACCTGACACAGCTGATTGGGGGAGCCCAGGAGCTACATGCCTACTCTGTGCGCCGACTCTATAGTGCCCTGGCAGGGGACATCTCCCAG CAACCACTGGTGCAAGTGGCAGCCTGGTGCATCGGAGAGTACGGGGACCTCCTACTGGAGGGGAACTGTGAAGTGGAACCCCTTCAG GTGGAAGGAGAGGAGGTGTTAGCACTCCTGGAAAAGGTGCTGCAGTCTCAAATGTCCCTGCCAACCACCCGAGGATATGCACTCACAGCCCTCATGAAGCTCAGCACCCGACTTCCGGGGGACAACTA CCGTATCCGCCAGGTGGTGTCCATCTATGGGAGTTGCATGGATGTGGAGCTGCAGCAGCGGGCTGTAGAGTATAACACACTCTTCCGGAAGTATGACCACATGAG GGCTGCCATCCTTGAAAAGATGCCTCTTGTGGAGCAAGGTGGCCCTCAGGTTGATGAGGAGgcaaaggaaagcaaagaagCAGCAGCATCTGTCCCCACAGAGCCCCAG GCCTCAAAGCTCTTGGACCTGTTAGATCTCCTGGATGACACATCTGAGGATGCTCAGCATCCTCCTGCTCTGAATCCATCCCCAGAAGGCACCTTAGTACATCTACTTGACCTTCCCTGTGCACCACCACCTCTAGGTAAGCCTCAGGAAAAAGGAGTCTTAGAGAAGGAAGGTGAGAATGTGCTATTTCTGCTTCTGTGCCGAGTGAGGCTTATATGCCCTTTCCCTCCTGTGTGCCCCTATTCCATGCCCATTTTGGTAGGTAAAGGGTTCATTCAGTCATGTCATTCTCTCTTGGCTCCATTCCGTGTCTTCCCTTTGTTCCAGACTTCTAGCCCTGGCCAGCAAGGCCCTGCTTCCTCCCCCATCTCATCCCACATCTCATCCCACTTCCCCATTGGCCCTCAAACCCTCCCACCTCAAGCCCTTGGCATTTCGTGTTCTTTTTACACAAAATGTTCCTTCCCTGGCACATCAAGTGACTGGCTTAGTAGGGGAAGGCACTTCAGTCTAAAATGTCAGATGCCTTCCCATACCACTCCCATTTAA
- the Ap1g2 gene encoding AP-1 complex subunit gamma-like 2 isoform X4: MIRKVPELSDIFLPPCAKLLHERHHGVLLCTITLIMELCERSPAALRHFRKMVPQLVQILRMLVTTGCSTEHSVSGVSDPFLQVQILRLLRILGRNHEESSETMNDLLAQVATNTDTSRNAGNAVLFETVLTIMDIHSAAGLRVLAVNILGRFLLNSDKNIRYVALMSLLRLVQSDHSAVQRHRPTVVECLRETDASLSRRALELSLALVNSSNVRAMIQELQAFLESCPFDLRADCASGILLAAERFAPTKRWHIDTILHVLTMAGTHLRDDAVANLTQLIGGAQELHAYSVRRLYSALAGDISQQPLVQVAAWCIGEYGDLLLEGNCEVEPLQVEGEEVLALLEKVLQSQMSLPTTRGYALTALMKLSTRLPGDNYRIRQVVSIYGSCMDVELQQRAVEYNTLFRKYDHMRAAILEKMPLVEQGGPQVDEEAKESKEAAASVPTEPQASKLLDLLDLLDDTSEDAQHPPALNPSPEGTLVHLLDLPCAPPPLGKPQEKGVLEKEGENVLFLLLCRVRLICPFPPVCPYSMPILVGKGFIQSCHSLLAPFRVFPLFQTSSPGQQGPASSPISSHISSHFPIGPQTLPPQALGISCSFYTKCSFPGTSSDWLSRGRHFSLKCQMPSHTTPI; the protein is encoded by the exons ATGATCCGGAAGGTCCCTGAGCTCTCCGACATCTTCCTCCCACCTTGTGCCAAACTGCTTCATGAGCGCCACCATG GCGTCCTGCTGTGCACCATCACGCTGATCATGGAGCTCTGCGAACGAAGTCCTGCAGCTCTCAGGCATTTTCGTAAG ATGGTACCCCAACTGGTGCAGATCCTCCGAATGCTGGTGACAACAGGATGTTCCACAGAACACAGCGTATCTGGAGTCAGCGACCCCTTCCTACAG GTCCAGATTCTTCGTCTGCTTCGGATCCTGGGCCGGAACCATGAGGAAAGCAGTGAGACCATGAATGACTTACTGGCACAG GTAGCCACGAACACAGACACCAGTCGAAATGCGGGCAACGCGGTCCTGTTTGAGACAGTGCTTACCATCATGGACATCCACTCTGCAGCTGGCCTGCGG GTTCTAGCTGTCAACATTCTTGGCCGCTTCCTGCTCAACAGTGATAAGAACATTAG GTATGTAGCCCTGATGTCCTTACTTCGCCTGGTGCAGTCTGATCACAGTGCTGTTCAGCGGCATCGACCCACTGTGGTGGAATGCCTGCGAGAAACTGATGCCTCCCTCAGTCG GAGAGCCCTGGAACTGAGCCTTGCTCTGGTGAATAGCTCCAATGTGCGAGCCATGATACAGGAGTTGCAGGCTTTTCTGGAGTCCTGCCCCTTTGACTTACGGGCTGATTGTGCCTCAGGCATCCTGCTGGCTGCAGAGAG GTTTGCACCAACCAAGCGATGGCACATAGACACCATCCTTCACGTGCTGACAATG GCAGGAACCCACTTGCGGGATGATGCAGTGGCCAACCTGACACAGCTGATTGGGGGAGCCCAGGAGCTACATGCCTACTCTGTGCGCCGACTCTATAGTGCCCTGGCAGGGGACATCTCCCAG CAACCACTGGTGCAAGTGGCAGCCTGGTGCATCGGAGAGTACGGGGACCTCCTACTGGAGGGGAACTGTGAAGTGGAACCCCTTCAG GTGGAAGGAGAGGAGGTGTTAGCACTCCTGGAAAAGGTGCTGCAGTCTCAAATGTCCCTGCCAACCACCCGAGGATATGCACTCACAGCCCTCATGAAGCTCAGCACCCGACTTCCGGGGGACAACTA CCGTATCCGCCAGGTGGTGTCCATCTATGGGAGTTGCATGGATGTGGAGCTGCAGCAGCGGGCTGTAGAGTATAACACACTCTTCCGGAAGTATGACCACATGAG GGCTGCCATCCTTGAAAAGATGCCTCTTGTGGAGCAAGGTGGCCCTCAGGTTGATGAGGAGgcaaaggaaagcaaagaagCAGCAGCATCTGTCCCCACAGAGCCCCAG GCCTCAAAGCTCTTGGACCTGTTAGATCTCCTGGATGACACATCTGAGGATGCTCAGCATCCTCCTGCTCTGAATCCATCCCCAGAAGGCACCTTAGTACATCTACTTGACCTTCCCTGTGCACCACCACCTCTAGGTAAGCCTCAGGAAAAAGGAGTCTTAGAGAAGGAAGGTGAGAATGTGCTATTTCTGCTTCTGTGCCGAGTGAGGCTTATATGCCCTTTCCCTCCTGTGTGCCCCTATTCCATGCCCATTTTGGTAGGTAAAGGGTTCATTCAGTCATGTCATTCTCTCTTGGCTCCATTCCGTGTCTTCCCTTTGTTCCAGACTTCTAGCCCTGGCCAGCAAGGCCCTGCTTCCTCCCCCATCTCATCCCACATCTCATCCCACTTCCCCATTGGCCCTCAAACCCTCCCACCTCAAGCCCTTGGCATTTCGTGTTCTTTTTACACAAAATGTTCCTTCCCTGGCACATCAAGTGACTGGCTTAGTAGGGGAAGGCACTTCAGTCTAAAATGTCAGATGCCTTCCCATACCACTCCCATTTAA